A single region of the Methanothrix sp. genome encodes:
- the infB gene encoding translation initiation factor IF-2: MRQRSKKGTRSKEEVSQLRTPIVCVMGHVDHGKTTLLDRIRGTTVAQYEAGAITQHIGATEIPLSVIQQFCGSGFKANLMVPGLLFIDTPGHHAFTSLRSRGGSLADLAILIVDINEGFQPQTIESINILKRYRTPFVVAANKIDRIPGWRPVENAPMAKSLAGQTERVVETLETKIYELVGELYKYGFDSNRYDRIADFTKTVGIIPVSAITGEGIPDLLLVLVGLAQRFLKQNLEIESNRPGVGTILEVKEERGLGTTLDVILYDGMISVGDTIVVGTPREPIITKVRALLKPRPLKEIRSEERFTPVKHVVAASGIKVSAPKLETALAGSTIRVVGEGEDPEAIAREIRSEIEAVRIDTDTVGVILKADTIGSLEGLVGELRAKNIPIHVADVGPITRRDVIRAAALKDPLLSVILGFNVEILPDALAEIQKLDVPVFQSDVIYTLLESYETWMEEKKMQMEQERLEAIVKPGCVRILPDCVFRQSKPAIVGVQVVGGTITHNVPLIREDGAVVGTIRGIQQRNENIPMATVGQEVAISIDGPTVGRQIHEGDLLYVNIPEKHARIIEQELKQKMSQDEIEVFEKFLEIKRKKDIFWGR, translated from the coding sequence ATGCGTCAGAGATCTAAAAAGGGTACGCGTTCGAAGGAGGAGGTCTCACAGCTGAGAACCCCCATAGTCTGCGTTATGGGGCATGTCGATCACGGGAAGACAACGCTGCTGGACAGGATAAGGGGCACCACTGTCGCACAGTACGAGGCAGGAGCCATAACGCAGCATATAGGCGCTACCGAGATCCCCCTGAGCGTAATACAGCAGTTCTGCGGTTCCGGGTTCAAGGCGAACCTCATGGTTCCTGGGCTTTTATTCATAGACACCCCGGGCCATCATGCGTTCACATCGCTCAGAAGCCGTGGGGGGTCGCTCGCGGATCTGGCAATACTCATAGTTGACATAAACGAGGGGTTCCAGCCGCAGACAATCGAGTCGATCAACATCCTGAAGAGGTACAGGACTCCCTTCGTCGTCGCTGCAAACAAGATAGACAGGATCCCGGGATGGCGGCCTGTAGAGAACGCCCCGATGGCGAAGAGCCTCGCAGGCCAGACAGAGCGGGTGGTTGAGACGCTGGAGACGAAGATATACGAGCTCGTTGGGGAGCTCTACAAATACGGATTCGACTCCAACCGCTACGACAGGATAGCGGACTTCACGAAGACCGTGGGCATAATCCCGGTCAGCGCCATAACCGGAGAGGGAATCCCAGATCTTCTTCTCGTCTTGGTCGGCCTCGCACAGAGGTTCCTGAAGCAGAACCTTGAGATAGAGTCGAACCGTCCGGGTGTGGGAACGATACTCGAGGTGAAGGAGGAGAGGGGCCTCGGGACGACGCTGGACGTCATACTGTACGACGGCATGATCAGTGTCGGGGACACGATCGTGGTCGGGACGCCACGCGAGCCGATAATAACAAAGGTGAGGGCGCTTCTCAAGCCCAGACCGCTCAAGGAGATACGGAGCGAGGAGCGGTTCACTCCGGTGAAGCACGTCGTCGCTGCTTCCGGCATAAAGGTATCAGCCCCGAAGCTCGAGACCGCGCTTGCAGGATCCACCATACGCGTCGTGGGCGAGGGGGAGGATCCGGAGGCGATAGCCAGGGAGATAAGGTCCGAGATCGAGGCTGTGAGGATCGATACGGACACGGTTGGCGTGATACTGAAGGCGGACACCATCGGCTCTCTGGAGGGGCTTGTCGGCGAGCTTCGCGCCAAGAACATACCCATCCATGTGGCTGATGTTGGCCCGATAACGCGCAGGGACGTGATAAGGGCCGCGGCCCTCAAGGACCCTCTGCTCTCAGTCATACTGGGGTTCAATGTCGAGATACTTCCTGATGCGCTCGCGGAGATACAGAAGCTGGACGTTCCTGTATTCCAGAGCGATGTGATCTACACACTCCTCGAGAGCTACGAGACATGGATGGAGGAGAAGAAGATGCAGATGGAGCAGGAGCGGCTTGAGGCGATAGTCAAGCCAGGCTGCGTTCGCATACTGCCCGACTGCGTCTTCAGGCAGTCCAAGCCTGCTATAGTCGGCGTGCAGGTTGTGGGAGGGACGATAACGCATAACGTGCCACTGATCCGCGAGGACGGCGCTGTGGTTGGCACAATACGCGGGATCCAGCAGAGGAACGAGAACATACCCATGGCAACGGTCGGTCAGGAGGTCGCGATATCTATCGACGGTCCGACTGTTGGGCGCCAGATCCACGAGGGGGATCTCCTCTACGTCAACATACCTGAGAAGCATGCCAGGATCATAGAGCAGGAGCTCAAGCAGAAGATGTCTCAGGATGAGATTGAGGTCTTCGAGAAGTTCCTGGAGATCAAGAGGAAGAAGGACATATTCTGGGGAAGGTGA
- a CDS encoding ribose 1,5-bisphosphate isomerase translates to MIEDTAEKIRSMEIRGAGLIARAAAAALRDFALNLDVSSLDEFDRALKNAAGTLLRTRPTAVSLSNAVRMVVRYRSKDLDSARREVVANADRFIERSLRAVERIGKIGSRRVRDGDVILTHCNSSAALAVIERAHMDGKSIRVIATESRPRYQGHLTIKRLDEVGIPTELIVDSAVRSVIEDVDLVVVGADVITANGSLVNKIGTSQIALCAHEARKPFMVAAETYKFSPETLMGELVEIEERGPEEVLDDYMRYKHLRVRNPAFDVTPHQYIDVICTEVGAIPPEMSYIIIKEWLGWEIGA, encoded by the coding sequence ATGATAGAGGATACCGCAGAGAAGATCAGGAGCATGGAGATACGGGGCGCAGGGCTCATCGCACGTGCAGCAGCTGCTGCGCTGAGGGATTTTGCTCTAAACCTGGATGTATCAAGCCTGGATGAGTTCGACAGGGCGCTGAAGAATGCTGCGGGCACGCTTCTCAGGACCAGGCCAACCGCTGTCTCTCTATCAAATGCCGTGAGGATGGTTGTCAGGTACCGCTCGAAGGATCTCGATTCTGCCAGGAGGGAGGTCGTGGCAAATGCAGATCGCTTCATAGAGAGATCCCTGAGGGCCGTGGAGAGGATCGGCAAGATCGGCAGCAGGAGGGTCAGGGATGGCGATGTGATACTGACCCACTGCAACTCAAGCGCTGCGCTGGCGGTCATCGAGCGCGCTCACATGGATGGAAAGAGCATAAGGGTCATAGCCACCGAGTCCAGGCCCAGGTATCAGGGGCATCTGACCATAAAAAGGCTTGATGAGGTTGGGATCCCAACAGAGCTGATTGTGGATTCTGCTGTCAGAAGCGTTATCGAGGATGTGGATCTCGTTGTTGTCGGCGCTGACGTAATAACTGCCAACGGCTCGCTTGTCAACAAGATAGGAACATCGCAGATCGCGCTCTGCGCACACGAGGCCAGGAAGCCGTTCATGGTGGCAGCCGAGACGTACAAGTTCAGCCCGGAGACGCTCATGGGGGAGCTCGTCGAGATCGAGGAGCGGGGACCTGAGGAGGTTCTCGATGACTACATGAGGTACAAGCATCTCCGCGTGAGAAATCCGGCCTTCGATGTGACGCCCCATCAGTACATAGATGTGATATGCACCGAGGTCGGAGCCATACCGCCGGAGATGAGCTACATAATAATAAAGGAGTGGCTCGGCTGGGAGATCGGGGCATGA
- a CDS encoding NAD(P)H-dependent oxidoreductase codes for MTRILVAYYSRTGNTEKMARAVAEGARNAGADVDLKRVEDVQLDDLKSADGIVIGSPTYYGLMAAEVKQLFDRSAKVRGKLENKIGAAFTSSASIEGGNQTTILSILQAMMIHGMIVAGDPMETGGHYGAIAIGSPDDDSLRTCRKLGERVARLAEKIRK; via the coding sequence ATGACTAGGATACTGGTCGCGTACTACTCCCGGACGGGCAACACGGAAAAGATGGCCAGAGCTGTGGCTGAGGGAGCGAGGAATGCTGGAGCGGATGTCGATCTCAAGAGGGTCGAGGATGTTCAGCTCGATGATCTCAAGTCGGCTGATGGAATAGTTATCGGATCCCCCACATACTACGGTCTGATGGCTGCCGAGGTAAAGCAGCTCTTCGACAGAAGCGCGAAGGTGAGGGGGAAGCTGGAGAACAAGATCGGCGCTGCCTTCACATCCTCTGCGAGCATCGAGGGAGGAAATCAGACGACGATTCTCTCCATCCTTCAGGCGATGATGATACATGGGATGATTGTTGCAGGGGATCCGATGGAGACCGGAGGGCATTATGGAGCCATAGCCATCGGCTCTCCCGATGATGACTCCCTGAGGACATGCAGAAAGCTTGGCGAGAGGGTCGCCAGGCTGGCTGAAAAGATCCGCAAGTGA
- the aglJ gene encoding S-layer glycoprotein N-glycosyltransferase AglJ: MKRDDVCVLIPTLNEAGSIRGVIEGFRSMGFQDILVIDGHSTDGTPDLAREAGARVIVQSGSGKGQALLEAFGHIDKEYIVLIDGDGTYLPSEVDRLLDPLIRGRADHVIGNRFSNLRGGSLKRLNLVGNWLINLLFGIIYGVRLRDILSGYRAFTRSGISSLDLSMTGFEIESEITIESLKKGLRIVEVPITYLPRAGGTRTKLSPLRDGSKIMLTIYRLAKTQNPLFYFGLMGAIFGSVGFLLGLYVVRDWLNGRVEHIPLTILTAILIIVGFQLFLMGIQGDMMATMHREVMRELYRKRR; the protein is encoded by the coding sequence TTGAAGAGAGACGATGTTTGCGTGCTGATTCCCACGCTCAATGAGGCAGGGTCCATCAGGGGAGTCATAGAGGGATTCCGCAGCATGGGCTTCCAGGACATCCTGGTGATCGACGGGCACAGCACGGATGGCACCCCGGATCTGGCGAGGGAGGCCGGCGCGAGGGTGATCGTCCAGAGCGGATCTGGCAAGGGACAGGCCCTCCTCGAGGCATTCGGGCACATAGACAAGGAGTACATCGTGCTCATAGATGGCGACGGAACGTATCTGCCCTCGGAGGTCGACAGGCTGCTTGATCCACTTATTCGGGGCAGAGCGGATCACGTCATAGGAAACCGCTTCTCCAACCTGAGGGGCGGTTCTCTGAAGCGTCTGAACCTTGTGGGGAACTGGCTGATCAACCTGCTCTTCGGGATCATCTACGGGGTTAGGCTCAGGGACATACTCTCCGGATACAGGGCTTTCACCAGATCGGGCATCTCCAGCCTGGATCTTTCGATGACAGGCTTCGAGATAGAGTCGGAGATAACGATAGAGAGCCTGAAGAAGGGTCTCCGGATCGTGGAGGTGCCTATAACGTATCTGCCGAGAGCAGGGGGGACCAGGACCAAGCTCAGCCCGCTCCGCGATGGATCGAAGATCATGCTCACGATCTACAGGCTCGCCAAGACGCAGAACCCTCTCTTCTACTTCGGGCTGATGGGAGCGATCTTCGGGTCTGTGGGATTTCTGCTCGGCCTGTACGTGGTGAGGGACTGGCTCAACGGGAGGGTGGAGCACATACCTCTGACGATCCTGACCGCGATACTGATCATAGTCGGGTTCCAGCTCTTCCTCATGGGCATACAGGGAGACATGATGGCGACGATGCACAGAGAGGTGATGAGGGAGCTCTACAGAAAGAGGCGGTAG
- a CDS encoding phosphoglucomutase, with amino-acid sequence MIFRAYDVRGIYGDELTEDVAMRVGAAFGTYLSGGAISLGRDTRTSGPSLERAFLEGVLGAGVDVHSYGVIPIPILGFITMRRGRRAAAYVSASHNPPEYNGIRFRTGDGYGMLYRDAGIVDIYTKGEFRSGRGSVTFEDAGRAILEYGDYAADKVDITRDLKVVLDTGNGSACGIAPVYTRAGIDVELLNATMDGMFPGRGPAPTSETLREAAEKVIRTGADFGVGFDPDADRGMVIDDKGRVLPPEKIAIIIARRRYGPGDLVIAGFDCSMILEQELERDGIRVQRERVGDVFVANRVKESGAVLGVERSGHFFIPEFQYSDDPFAMSLALAEIVSEERLSDMADEIPDYPYIQKSIRLKENADVGAVMKNLLERLADLRPDTTDGIKVVSEGHSVLIRPSNTEPLIRIYVESVKDDVKEIAGIYESMILSAMRGGN; translated from the coding sequence GTGATCTTCAGAGCATATGATGTCAGGGGCATCTACGGAGATGAGCTGACAGAGGACGTCGCGATGCGCGTCGGTGCCGCTTTCGGCACCTACCTATCAGGCGGGGCGATATCCCTGGGCCGGGACACCAGGACGAGCGGCCCCTCGCTGGAGAGGGCGTTTCTGGAGGGCGTCCTCGGTGCAGGCGTGGATGTTCACAGTTACGGCGTGATACCGATACCGATTCTGGGATTCATCACCATGAGGAGAGGCAGAAGAGCCGCAGCATACGTATCCGCCTCCCACAACCCACCTGAGTACAACGGCATACGCTTCAGAACCGGTGATGGCTATGGCATGCTTTACAGAGATGCTGGAATTGTGGATATTTACACAAAAGGCGAGTTCAGGTCTGGAAGGGGAAGCGTCACTTTTGAGGACGCTGGCAGGGCGATTCTGGAGTACGGGGATTATGCTGCAGATAAGGTCGATATAACCAGAGATCTCAAAGTCGTGCTCGATACTGGAAACGGATCAGCGTGCGGCATAGCGCCTGTGTACACCAGAGCCGGAATCGATGTGGAGCTTTTGAATGCGACCATGGACGGAATGTTTCCGGGAAGAGGGCCCGCTCCGACATCCGAAACCCTGCGAGAAGCGGCGGAGAAGGTTATCAGGACAGGCGCGGACTTCGGGGTCGGCTTTGATCCGGATGCAGACCGCGGGATGGTGATCGATGATAAAGGAAGGGTTCTGCCACCTGAAAAGATAGCGATAATAATTGCCAGAAGGCGCTACGGCCCTGGCGATCTGGTCATCGCAGGCTTCGATTGTTCCATGATACTGGAGCAGGAGCTCGAGCGCGACGGGATACGGGTGCAAAGAGAGCGTGTGGGTGATGTTTTTGTCGCCAACCGCGTAAAAGAATCGGGAGCGGTTCTCGGTGTCGAGAGAAGCGGTCACTTCTTCATTCCTGAGTTTCAGTACTCCGACGATCCCTTCGCAATGAGCCTTGCGCTCGCCGAGATCGTATCAGAGGAGAGGCTCTCTGATATGGCAGACGAGATACCTGATTACCCGTACATACAGAAGAGCATCAGGCTTAAGGAGAACGCTGATGTTGGGGCTGTGATGAAGAACCTCCTGGAAAGACTCGCGGATCTCAGGCCCGACACCACGGATGGCATAAAGGTGGTGAGCGAGGGTCACAGCGTTCTCATAAGACCATCGAACACAGAGCCGCTGATCAGGATATACGTGGAGAGCGTGAAGGATGACGTGAAGGAGATCGCAGGTATCTATGAGAGCATGATCCTGAGCGCGATGAGGGGCGGTAATTGA
- the pyrI gene encoding aspartate carbamoyltransferase regulatory subunit, which produces MAERELKVRPIRSGTVIDHIQAGQALNVLKILGISGTTDATVSVIMNVGSRKLGKKDIVKVEDRELREDEVNKIALIAPGATINIVRDYAVVEKYSVDLPDVIVGVVRCQNPSCISNTNEPIKPKMLVKEKNPVVLRCFYCDQPLTERIAEYLL; this is translated from the coding sequence ATGGCGGAGAGAGAGCTCAAGGTTCGTCCCATAAGATCGGGGACCGTCATAGACCACATACAGGCAGGCCAGGCGCTGAATGTCCTCAAGATCCTCGGCATCTCCGGAACAACGGATGCGACGGTCAGCGTGATAATGAATGTAGGCAGCAGAAAGCTGGGCAAGAAGGATATCGTGAAGGTCGAGGACAGGGAGCTGCGGGAGGATGAGGTCAACAAGATAGCCCTCATAGCCCCGGGCGCGACGATAAACATAGTCAGAGATTATGCTGTCGTGGAGAAATACTCTGTGGATCTCCCTGATGTGATAGTGGGTGTCGTGCGCTGCCAGAACCCGAGCTGCATATCGAATACAAACGAGCCGATAAAGCCGAAGATGCTGGTCAAGGAGAAGAACCCGGTCGTGCTGAGGTGCTTCTACTGTGATCAGCCCCTGACAGAGAGGATCGCGGAGTACCTGCTTTGA
- the pyrB gene encoding aspartate carbamoyltransferase: MLKRRHVLSMKDFSREEIDEILETAESLEPYARGKGSDILEGKILALMFFEPSTRTRMSFETAMKRLGGNTINLGSAEASSIAKGESLADTIRVVGGYADAIVIRHPKEGSARLAAEFSPVPVLNAGDGAGHHPTQTLLDLYTIKKESHLEDLSIALVGDLKYGRTVHSLAYALSLYGADIYLVSPPTLRMPEQIIGDLSRMGTRVREVSDLREIIDEIDVLYITRIQRERFPDPVEYNRVARSYSITTRDLEGAKPELRIMHPLPRVDEISPSIDETRHAVYFRQSFYGVPVRMALLKMILED; the protein is encoded by the coding sequence ATGCTCAAGAGGAGGCATGTGCTCTCCATGAAGGACTTCTCCAGGGAGGAGATCGACGAGATCCTGGAGACAGCGGAGTCGCTCGAGCCCTACGCGCGCGGGAAGGGATCCGATATTCTCGAGGGGAAGATCCTCGCGCTGATGTTCTTTGAGCCGTCCACACGCACCAGAATGTCATTCGAGACGGCGATGAAGCGGCTCGGCGGCAATACCATAAATCTGGGCTCGGCCGAGGCGAGCTCCATAGCCAAGGGCGAATCGCTCGCAGATACTATCAGGGTCGTCGGTGGATATGCGGATGCTATAGTCATAAGACATCCGAAGGAGGGATCGGCACGGCTCGCCGCCGAGTTCTCGCCGGTTCCTGTTCTGAATGCCGGCGATGGCGCAGGCCACCATCCAACACAGACGCTTCTCGATTTATACACAATAAAAAAGGAGAGCCATCTCGAGGATCTCTCAATCGCGCTTGTCGGGGATCTGAAGTACGGCAGGACTGTTCACTCCCTCGCATACGCTCTCTCCCTCTACGGAGCTGACATATACCTGGTCTCACCGCCGACCCTGAGAATGCCCGAACAGATAATCGGGGATCTCTCAAGGATGGGCACGAGGGTGAGAGAGGTCTCCGATTTGAGGGAGATCATAGATGAGATCGATGTGCTCTACATCACAAGAATCCAGAGGGAGCGCTTTCCGGATCCGGTCGAGTACAACAGGGTGGCGAGGAGCTACAGCATAACCACAAGGGACCTGGAGGGAGCAAAGCCAGAGCTCAGGATAATGCATCCTCTTCCCAGAGTTGACGAGATATCCCCCTCGATAGACGAGACCAGGCACGCAGTTTACTTCAGGCAGTCATTTTACGGCGTGCCTGTGAGAATGGCCCTGCTCAAGATGATCCTGGAGGATTGA
- a CDS encoding CDC48 family AAA ATPase produces MSESVRLKVAEADQRDVGKGIARVSDDYMKRMGVRPLDVIEITGDRRTAALVVSAYSADQGLDIIRMDGLIRSNAGSSIGQYVEVKKAEWSEAKHVTLAPVTKGMQIFAPSEVLTKVFQGRPVCKGDIISTTSVRRPPSDTFGRETMFEEIFRGFLGAQAFGLGEIKLRVVSTNPSGLVKITDATEIELLPQAVEVSERPVPSVCYEDVGGLKNAITKVREMIELPLKHPELFDRLGIDPPKGILLYGPPGTGKTMLAKAVANESDAYFISVNGPEIMSKYYGESEKALRDIFEEAEKNAPAIIFLDELDSIAPKRGEVTGEVERRVVAQLLSLMDGLKERKNVLVIGSTNRPEALDIALRRPGRFDREIELGVPDFEGRKEIFQIHTRGMPLADDVNIEEFAELTYGFVGADIAAVCREAAMNALRRILPEIDLDEPTIPKEILDRLVVQRIDFEAALREIQPSALREIMVEVPKVTWDDIGGLEDVKQLLIEAVEWPLRYASNFKRLGINAPKGILLYGPPGTGKTMLAKAVANESDANFITAKGSALLSKWYGESEKRVAEIFRKARQVAPAVIFLDELDALVPVRGGAVGEPHVTERIVNQLLSEMDGLEELHGVVVIGATNRPDIVDPALLRPGRFDELILVPVPDKPSRRKIFEVHTKNMPLAPDVDIDALVEMTEHYTGADIAAICRKAGRLALRESMSSEHVQQRHFIAAIREIGPSVTPDTMKYYLRLAESLRKKASREIERGDMYV; encoded by the coding sequence ATGAGCGAATCTGTGCGGCTGAAGGTTGCAGAGGCAGATCAGAGAGATGTGGGAAAGGGCATAGCCAGGGTCAGCGATGATTACATGAAGAGGATGGGCGTGCGCCCGCTTGATGTCATCGAGATCACAGGTGACAGGAGAACCGCTGCGCTGGTGGTGAGCGCTTACAGCGCAGACCAGGGGCTGGACATCATACGCATGGACGGCCTGATCAGATCGAACGCCGGATCGAGCATAGGTCAGTATGTTGAGGTGAAGAAGGCGGAGTGGTCGGAGGCAAAGCACGTGACACTCGCCCCTGTGACCAAGGGCATGCAGATCTTCGCTCCGAGCGAGGTGCTGACAAAGGTCTTCCAGGGCAGGCCGGTGTGTAAAGGCGACATAATCTCGACCACGAGTGTCCGAAGGCCGCCATCAGATACATTCGGCAGAGAGACGATGTTCGAGGAGATATTCCGGGGTTTCCTGGGAGCGCAGGCGTTCGGCCTGGGAGAGATCAAGCTCAGGGTCGTCTCCACGAATCCCTCAGGGCTCGTCAAGATAACTGATGCTACAGAGATCGAGCTTCTCCCGCAGGCTGTTGAGGTCTCAGAGCGCCCGGTGCCATCTGTCTGCTACGAGGATGTCGGGGGGCTGAAGAATGCCATAACCAAGGTCCGGGAGATGATCGAGCTCCCGCTGAAGCATCCGGAGCTCTTCGACAGGCTGGGCATAGATCCGCCGAAGGGGATACTACTCTACGGGCCTCCCGGCACGGGAAAGACCATGCTGGCGAAGGCGGTTGCAAACGAGAGCGATGCTTACTTCATATCTGTCAACGGGCCGGAGATAATGTCCAAGTACTACGGCGAGTCTGAGAAGGCGCTGAGAGACATATTCGAGGAGGCTGAGAAGAACGCTCCGGCGATAATATTCCTGGACGAGCTCGACTCGATAGCGCCGAAGCGCGGGGAGGTCACAGGAGAGGTGGAGAGGCGTGTGGTGGCACAGCTCCTCTCGCTCATGGACGGCCTGAAGGAGAGGAAGAACGTTCTCGTCATAGGCTCCACAAACAGACCCGAGGCTCTGGATATCGCCCTCAGAAGGCCCGGAAGGTTCGACAGGGAGATAGAGCTCGGGGTACCGGATTTTGAGGGCAGAAAGGAGATATTCCAGATACACACAAGGGGAATGCCTCTAGCAGATGATGTCAACATAGAGGAGTTCGCGGAGCTGACCTACGGATTCGTGGGCGCGGATATAGCTGCCGTGTGCAGAGAGGCGGCCATGAACGCCCTCCGCAGGATACTGCCGGAGATTGATCTGGATGAGCCGACGATACCCAAGGAGATCCTAGACAGGCTCGTCGTCCAGAGGATCGACTTCGAGGCAGCTCTCAGGGAGATACAGCCCTCCGCGCTGAGAGAGATCATGGTCGAGGTCCCGAAGGTCACCTGGGATGATATAGGCGGTCTGGAGGATGTGAAGCAGCTCCTCATAGAGGCTGTTGAGTGGCCGCTGCGCTACGCGAGCAACTTCAAGCGGCTGGGCATCAATGCGCCAAAGGGAATACTCCTGTACGGGCCGCCAGGCACCGGAAAGACTATGCTCGCGAAGGCGGTTGCAAACGAGAGCGATGCCAACTTCATAACAGCGAAGGGGAGCGCACTGCTCTCGAAATGGTACGGCGAGAGCGAGAAGCGGGTCGCGGAGATTTTCAGAAAGGCCAGACAGGTCGCTCCAGCCGTGATATTTCTGGATGAGCTCGACGCGCTCGTTCCGGTTCGCGGCGGTGCGGTTGGCGAGCCCCATGTCACTGAGAGGATCGTTAACCAGCTGCTCTCAGAGATGGACGGCCTGGAGGAGCTGCATGGTGTTGTGGTCATCGGGGCAACGAACCGCCCGGACATCGTGGATCCTGCACTGCTCCGGCCAGGACGCTTCGACGAGCTGATACTCGTGCCCGTGCCCGACAAACCCTCCAGAAGGAAGATCTTCGAGGTCCATACGAAGAACATGCCCCTGGCCCCAGATGTCGATATAGATGCGCTTGTTGAGATGACAGAGCATTACACCGGAGCTGATATAGCGGCGATATGCAGAAAGGCAGGCCGCCTGGCGCTCAGAGAGAGCATGAGCTCGGAGCACGTCCAGCAGAGGCACTTCATCGCCGCAATTCGCGAGATCGGCCCATCTGTGACCCCGGACACCATGAAGTACTACCTGCGGCTCGCTGAGTCGCTGAGGAAGAAGGCATCCAGAGAGATAGAGCGCGGAGATATGTATGTGTGA
- a CDS encoding proteasome assembly chaperone family protein translates to MYHDPVQVILEREPRCRNPLLIEGFPGIGLVGNIASQYMIHELKMSYLGAMTSRYFPPLAVLLGGVVNMPVRIYERDDLDLILLTSDIPIHPLASYDMSREIVRWAASIKTREIVCLAGITLMTDQRRVFGAVSHAELLEKLRGVTEIFELGTIAGISGSIMNECRLKGIPAVCLLGETMSDEPDPRSAAATIDALNKIYGLNVSTAKLLERAAEIEMQMQQLAAQVKTSAEEATAKEFPMYG, encoded by the coding sequence ATGTACCACGATCCTGTGCAGGTTATCTTGGAGAGGGAGCCACGCTGCAGGAACCCGCTTCTGATAGAGGGATTTCCGGGGATCGGACTGGTCGGAAACATCGCGAGCCAGTACATGATCCACGAGCTCAAAATGAGCTATCTAGGAGCCATGACCTCAAGATACTTCCCGCCTCTTGCGGTGCTTCTCGGAGGCGTAGTAAACATGCCTGTCCGGATTTACGAGCGGGATGATCTGGATCTGATACTGCTCACGTCGGACATACCGATACATCCCCTCGCCTCATATGATATGAGCAGGGAGATCGTGAGATGGGCGGCCTCCATAAAGACAAGGGAGATCGTGTGCCTCGCCGGGATAACGCTGATGACGGATCAGAGGCGCGTCTTCGGCGCGGTGTCTCATGCCGAGCTGCTCGAGAAGCTGAGAGGAGTGACAGAGATATTCGAGCTCGGGACGATAGCAGGCATCTCAGGGTCCATAATGAACGAGTGCAGGCTGAAGGGGATACCCGCGGTCTGCCTGCTCGGGGAGACGATGAGCGACGAGCCAGACCCTAGATCCGCGGCGGCGACCATAGATGCTCTCAACAAGATATACGGGCTTAACGTCAGCACTGCAAAGCTTCTCGAAAGAGCCGCGGAGATAGAGATGCAGATGCAGCAGCTCGCAGCACAGGTTAAGACCAGCGCAGAAGAGGCCACGGCAAAGGAGTTCCCGATGTACGGGTGA
- a CDS encoding DUF473 domain-containing protein, whose protein sequence is MICVALTGISRNVIKDLVNNRVRTVEIRSPLNFFSLRGVNPGDRIFVTEASLKDIVNGTPGVIARVNEIQIMTHRMIQSNDFFYEETESQAARAQLQFLGIGRVRRINTIEPYEPFVIEVDEMPRYIAR, encoded by the coding sequence ATGATCTGTGTAGCGCTAACCGGAATCTCCAGGAACGTGATAAAGGACCTGGTTAATAATCGCGTGCGAACAGTAGAGATAAGATCTCCGCTGAACTTCTTCTCCCTGAGAGGCGTCAACCCGGGAGACAGGATCTTCGTGACAGAGGCCAGCCTTAAGGATATCGTAAACGGAACGCCCGGGGTGATTGCAAGGGTCAACGAGATACAGATTATGACACACAGGATGATCCAGTCGAACGACTTCTTCTACGAGGAGACCGAGTCGCAGGCCGCGAGAGCCCAGCTCCAGTTCCTCGGCATAGGCAGGGTCAGGAGGATAAACACCATAGAGCCCTACGAGCCGTTCGTCATAGAGGTCGACGAGATGCCGAGATACATAGCGAGATGA